A region from the Benincasa hispida cultivar B227 chromosome 8, ASM972705v1, whole genome shotgun sequence genome encodes:
- the LOC120083121 gene encoding uncharacterized mitochondrial protein AtMg00860-like, with amino-acid sequence MAIFSDFLEKTVEVFMNDFSVFGDSFQSCLDNLEAILTRCEETNLVLNWKKCHFMMTEGIVLGHKVSKAGLEVDEAKIDVIAKLPPSSNVKALRSFLGHVGFYRRFVKGFSQIARPLSALLEANRPYDFNEDCCDVFETLKYALTTAPVLIAPNWT; translated from the coding sequence ATGGCTATCTTCTCTGACTTCTTAGAAAAGACCGTTGAAGTCTTCATGAACGATTTCTCagtctttggagactcattccaATCATGCCTAGATAATTTGGAGGCCATCCTCACTCGATGCGAGGAAACAAACCTTGTGCTGAATtggaaaaaatgtcacttcatgatGACTGAAGGAATTGTCTTAGGCCACAAAGTATCCAAGGCTGGGTTAGAAGTAGATGAAGCCAAGATAGATGTCATAGCAAAACTTCCACCATCATCGAATGTGAAAGCTTTACGAAGTTTTCTAGGGCATGTTGGCTTCTATCGAAGGTTCGTTAAAGGATTCTCTCAAATTGCGCGGCCTCTAAGCGCATTACTAGAGGCAAACCGACCCTATGATTTTAATGAAGACTGCTGTGACGTGTTTGAAACATTGAAATATGCGTTGACGACAGCTCCGGTATTAATAGCACCAAATTGGACGTAG